The Geothrix sp. DNA segment GCAGCAGCCACTGGGTGAGCAGCAGGGCCAGGGCCACGCCGCCCAGGCAGGCCAGGCCCAGGCCCCGCAGACCGCGATACCCGCTGAAGACCATGCCGCCGAAGCCCGCCAGGGTGGTGCCGGCGCAGACGGCGTTCACGCGGGCCACGCGCTGGGGGGCGTCGGCTTCGCCGCGGGCGCGGTGCAGCAGGTTGAAGGCCGTGTCCACGCTCACGCCCAGGGCGATGGGGATGGCCATGAGGGACAGGAAGGTAAGCGGTTCGCCGCCCCAGCCCAGGGCGCCGAACACGCCGGCCTGGCTGGCCAGCAGGGGCACCAGGGCATAGACCGCGAAACGCAGGTTGCGGCCGAAGTAGGCGATGACCGCGAAGATGCCCGCCAGGGCCAGCAGCACGGCCTGCTGCACGGCCTCCTTGGCGATGCCCTTCACCACGCGGAAGAGGGGCTGTGTGCCCACAAAACGGCCCCCGGCGGCCTCGACCTGGGGCGTGAGCCGGAGCAGGGAGGCCTCGTCCAGCCGGAGCGGCACCGTCAGGGAGGGATCCAGCGGCGCGGGCTTGCGGTTGCGGTGGAAGCCGTCCCAGAGGTTCCAGGGGTGGTGGTCCTCCTGCTGGGTGGCCCGGGGCAGCAGGGCCTGCAGGGCGCCCACGGGCTGCACCGGATCCGCCGCGGCCGAGGCCAGGGCCCGCAGCGGACCCTCGAGCCCCGCGGGGTCCAGGCCCGCCTTGGCGGCGGCCTCCAGCACCTGCCGGCGCCAGGTCTCGGAGCCCAGCGTGTGGCGCAGCTCCGGGTCGAGGCTCTTCCAGTCGGGCACCGGCAGCCCGGCCTCCCGGAGGATGGGGCTCAGCTTGTTCCAGCGCGCAGGCAGGCGGTCCGGATCCTCCAGGGGGATCTGGATGGCCAGGGGCTGGAGGCTGGCGCCCAGGGTGCGCGTCAGCCGCTCCTGCAGGTTGAGGGCCGGGTTGCCCTGGGCGCGGAAGCGGCGCAGGTCCTCCTCCCAGCGGGTGCGTGGGGCGCCCACGAGGGCCAGGAGCAGCACGGCCAGCGCCACCCAGGGGGCCCAGGCGCGGCGGCGAGCCGTGGGCAGCTCGGGACCCGGAGCGAAGGTGCCGGTGCCCCGGTCCAGCCAGAGCAGGAGCGGCGGCAGCACCAGGAAAGTGGCGGCCAGGCAGGCCAGCAGGCCGAGACCCGTGGTGAGGCCCAGGTCCCGGATGCCGGGGAAGGGGGCGAAGGCCAGGGCCAGGAAGGCCATGGCCGTGGCGAGGGCGCCGGCCACCACGCCCGGTCCCGTGCCGAGCAGGGCGGCGCGCAGGGCCCGGGGCTTGGCCTGGCCGGCGCGGCGCTCGTCCCGGTAGCGGCTGAAGAGCAGGATGCCCACGTCGTCGCCCACGCCCAGCAGCACCGCGCCGAAGCCCGCGGCCATGAGGTTCACCCGGCCCAGCACCCAGCCCGTGAGGCCCAGGGCCCAGGCCATGCCCACCAGGAGCGGCACCATGACGAAGCCATAGCCGGCCAGGGTGCGGAAGCCCAGCCAGTAGACCAGGCCGATGAGGACGAAGCTGAGGCCCAGGCTCAGCAGGACCTCCACCGTGAGGCGATGGGACTCCCAGGCCGTGATGGCGTGGGCCCCCGTGACCTGCAGGGGGAAGGCACGACCCGCGGCGGGGGCCAGGGCCGCCTCCAGCTGGCGGAGGCTGGCGGCGGCTGGCAGGGGTCCCGCGGCGCCACGGCCCAGCCAGGTCAGGGCGCGGAGGGTGGCCTTGGCATCCGTGGCGGGGAAGCCCGCCACCAGGGGCAGCAGCACCAGGCGGCCATCCTTGGTCTCGAAGTAGCCGGTCCGCACCCGCAGCGTGAAGGCCCGGCCCAGGGCCGTGGCCTTGGCCATGCCCTCGCCCTCCTGGGGGGCCAGGTCGCGCAGGCCCAGGGGATCGAGCCGGGCCAGCGCCGCGGGCAGCGGTTCCGGCGAGGCCAGGGCCCGGGCCGTGGTCTGCAGGCGCCGCTGCAGCGCGACGGGATCCTGC contains these protein-coding regions:
- a CDS encoding MMPL family transporter; translation: MKALLRGLLRLHLTRSRGLWVLIVGLTLVLGWGTLRVERALDLMSLLPTEHPAVRANLEAGVGQQELLWLVAEGTESDLEARRAWAEGLVDRLLTEGNLPLNGLAAEGRLSDPIPVPGPGGVSPWPALLAVGAIAEGDAAVSRLTTETLYTLAPAWLGNRLAPLQDPVALQRRLQTTARALASPEPLPAALARLDPLGLRDLAPQEGEGMAKATALGRAFTLRVRTGYFETKDGRLVLLPLVAGFPATDAKATLRALTWLGRGAAGPLPAAASLRQLEAALAPAAGRAFPLQVTGAHAITAWESHRLTVEVLLSLGLSFVLIGLVYWLGFRTLAGYGFVMVPLLVGMAWALGLTGWVLGRVNLMAAGFGAVLLGVGDDVGILLFSRYRDERRAGQAKPRALRAALLGTGPGVVAGALATAMAFLALAFAPFPGIRDLGLTTGLGLLACLAATFLVLPPLLLWLDRGTGTFAPGPELPTARRRAWAPWVALAVLLLALVGAPRTRWEEDLRRFRAQGNPALNLQERLTRTLGASLQPLAIQIPLEDPDRLPARWNKLSPILREAGLPVPDWKSLDPELRHTLGSETWRRQVLEAAAKAGLDPAGLEGPLRALASAAADPVQPVGALQALLPRATQQEDHHPWNLWDGFHRNRKPAPLDPSLTVPLRLDEASLLRLTPQVEAAGGRFVGTQPLFRVVKGIAKEAVQQAVLLALAGIFAVIAYFGRNLRFAVYALVPLLASQAGVFGALGWGGEPLTFLSLMAIPIALGVSVDTAFNLLHRARGEADAPQRVARVNAVCAGTTLAGFGGMVFSGYRGLRGLGLACLGGVALALLLTQWLLPVLLEKWPLNAGERK